The sequence TATGCCCTAGAAGCTCTTGGACAGTCCTCATGTCTGCGCCACCTGCGAGAAGATGAGTTGCAAAAGAGTGGCGAATCATATGCGGATAGATTTTGGAGTGGAGCGATGCTCGCTCCATCATCTTGCTTAGTATATGGCGGACGCCTCTATCGGTTAGTGGGTCGCCACGTAAATTGACAAATAACATATCATGCTCTTTCTGTTTCATCAAAACTAGTCTGCTTTTTTCCCGGTAAGCGTCAAGTGCAGATTGTGCAAAACTGCCGAATGGCACATAGCGCTCTTTACGCCCTTTCCCCATGACGAGTACAATGCCAAGGTGATCATCGATATCCTGCACTCTAATCGATAGCAGTTCACTAACCCGTATGCCCGTTGCGTAGAGTAACTCAAGAAGGGCATAATCACGTATGGACTTCTTATCTTGCCCTTCACAGGACGAAAATAACAATTCCATTTCCTCTTCATAAAAAAAAGCCGGAAGCCGTTCTTCCTTTTTCGGATGATGCAGCGATCGGAATGCAATATCATTAATGGCATAGCGGGCATTGGCAAACTTGAAGAAGGAGCGAATCGAGGAAATCTTCCGAGAAATGGACGCCCTCGATAACCCCTTATCATACAGACCCGTCACATAAAGTCTCGCTTCAGAATATGCCACGTCATTCAAATCTGTTATTCCCTCAACTTCAAGAAACTCCAGAAATGCATCAACATCTTTTTCATATTCCAATACTGTATAGGATGAATAGTTTTTTTCTAAGCGTACATACGTAATATACTCATCACGAACATTCGATGGTTGTAGAGTCATACACTTCACCCCTCAGAATGAAAAGCCTCTTATATTATAGCAAAATTACAAGTCATTTGAATAGTGAAACACATTCTCCAGAGTATGACAGTGAAGTATTATCTTGCTAAATAACCATACAATGGCGACTAATTCAGCAATTCCAAAGTCATCCACGATTCACTATACATTATATGAGGATCATGAAGCAACCTTCTTTCCGTAAGATGTCTGACCTCTTACAATTTGAATGCATTTCTGACACAATTTGTTCATATCTGAAAATTCCACAGGGCACGATTGATATTTTAACGTCAAACAAAGAAGAAGTCCAGGATATTCTCCTTAGACTTCTTCTGTTTGTCTAGTTATTTTCATGCCAAAGCAGTTGGTTGAAATTCTACAATCGCTTTCAGTGCTCGTTCTGCATGTTTTTCTGCCCGTTCAACCTTAGACTTCACACGTTCCCCAAGATCCGGGAATAGACCGAAGTTAATGTTCATCGGTTGGAAATTTTTCGGATCTGCTTCAGTAATATATCTTGCCATACTTCCCAATGCCGTTTCATGCGGGAAGAGGATTGGCTCTTTCCCTAACGCTAAGTTAGCTGCATTGATGCCCGCAATCAGTCCTGAGCCCGCTGATTCAACATAGCCCTCAACACCTGTCATCTGTCCAGCAAAGAAAATATTCGAGTTTGCTTTTAACTGATAAGTTGCATGGAGTACTCGAGGTGAGTTGATGAATGTATTACGATGCATCACTCCGTAGCGTACGATTTCAACATTTTCAAGGCCTGGAATTAGGTTAATGACTTCTTTTTGCGCGCCCCATTTCATATGCGTTTGGAAGCCTACGATATTATATAGTGTGCCCGCTGCATCATCCTGTCGAAGTTGAACGACCGCTTTTGGACGCTTCCCAGTCTCAGGATGCTCTAGGCCGACCGGTTTAAGTGCTCCGAATAACAAAGTCTTTTCACCGCGCTGCGCAAGCACTTCCACAGGCATACAGCCTTCAAAGTAAATTTCTTTTTCAAATTCCTTTAAAGGAACAACTTCCGCCGCAACAAGAGCATTATGAAAACGTTCAAATTCCTCCTCATTCATCGGACAGTTCAGATAAGCCGCTTCACCTTTATCATAACGTGATTTTAAATAAACCTTGTCCATATCAATAGAATCTTTTTCGATAATCGGTGCCGCTGCATCGTAGAAATAAAGGTACTCTTCCCCTGTCAATTTACGAATTTGTTCAGCAAGTGCCGGCGACGTGAGTGGGCCTGTCGCAATAATCGTAATCCCTTCAGAAAGCTCCGTCACTTCCTCATTGACAATTTCGATAAGTGGATGATTGCGAATCGTGTCCGTAACATTGCCCGCGAATTCATGACGGTCAACCGCCAAAGCTCCCCCAGCAGGGACTGCACAGGCATCTGCTGCACGTATAATGAGTGAATCCAGTTTTCTCATCTCTTCTTTAATTACGCCAACCGCATTCGTTAAATTGTTAGCACGCAACGAGTTACTGCACACCAATTCAGCAAATTTGCCCGTGTGATGTGCCGGCGTCTGTTTCACAGGTCTCATTTCATATAAACGAACATTTACTCCACGATTAGCAATCTGCCATGCAGCCTCACTCCCAGCAAGTCCTGCACCTATTACATTTACGACGGGTGTCATTCTATTACCTTCCTTCTCCAATCCCTTTATGATCCAGCTCCAGCGCCTAAGTCGCTTCAGTCTTGCTGATAAAGGCAAAGGACGCCTTTTTCTTCAAGCCTTCCAGTAGGGAGGGATCGAACTTCATCCCTCCTACTTGTCGGGGCTGAACAGACGCTTCCGCTTTTCTTTATTGTTGCGTATCTTCTTTATAGTCACATTCCGTACATTGAATTTGGACGCCTTTTTTCAATTTCTTCTCAACAAGTGTATGTTCACATTTTGGACATGGTCTGGCAACCGGCTTATCCCATGATACATACTCACACTCTGGGTAGCGATCACAGCCATAAAAAATTCGTTTTGTCTTGCTTTTCCGTTCGACCACTTGACCTTCTTTACAAGTCGGACAAGTTACGCCAATCGGTTTAATAATCGCTTTTGTATTGCGGCAATCCGGGAAACCAGAACATGCCATGAACTTGCC comes from Sporosarcina sp. FSL K6-3457 and encodes:
- the trmFO gene encoding FADH(2)-oxidizing methylenetetrahydrofolate--tRNA-(uracil(54)-C(5))-methyltransferase TrmFO — encoded protein: MTPVVNVIGAGLAGSEAAWQIANRGVNVRLYEMRPVKQTPAHHTGKFAELVCSNSLRANNLTNAVGVIKEEMRKLDSLIIRAADACAVPAGGALAVDRHEFAGNVTDTIRNHPLIEIVNEEVTELSEGITIIATGPLTSPALAEQIRKLTGEEYLYFYDAAAPIIEKDSIDMDKVYLKSRYDKGEAAYLNCPMNEEEFERFHNALVAAEVVPLKEFEKEIYFEGCMPVEVLAQRGEKTLLFGALKPVGLEHPETGKRPKAVVQLRQDDAAGTLYNIVGFQTHMKWGAQKEVINLIPGLENVEIVRYGVMHRNTFINSPRVLHATYQLKANSNIFFAGQMTGVEGYVESAGSGLIAGINAANLALGKEPILFPHETALGSMARYITEADPKNFQPMNINFGLFPDLGERVKSKVERAEKHAERALKAIVEFQPTALA
- the xerC gene encoding tyrosine recombinase XerC codes for the protein MTLQPSNVRDEYITYVRLEKNYSSYTVLEYEKDVDAFLEFLEVEGITDLNDVAYSEARLYVTGLYDKGLSRASISRKISSIRSFFKFANARYAINDIAFRSLHHPKKEERLPAFFYEEEMELLFSSCEGQDKKSIRDYALLELLYATGIRVSELLSIRVQDIDDHLGIVLVMGKGRKERYVPFGSFAQSALDAYREKSRLVLMKQKEHDMLFVNLRGDPLTDRGVRHILSKMMERASLHSKIYPHMIRHSFATHLLAGGADMRTVQELLGHSHLSSTQVYTHITKEHLRKTYMNTHPRA